The Nitrospirales bacterium genome includes a window with the following:
- a CDS encoding GlsB/YeaQ/YmgE family stress response membrane protein, translated as MGILSWIFFGLIAGILAKILMPGKDPGGFIITILIGIAGAVVGGGISTSLGYGDISGFDLRSFGIAIGGALLLLFGYRKITG; from the coding sequence ATGGGCATTCTCTCGTGGATATTTTTTGGTCTCATCGCCGGGATCTTGGCTAAAATTCTCATGCCGGGGAAAGACCCTGGCGGGTTTATCATCACAATCTTAATCGGCATTGCCGGAGCGGTAGTCGGCGGAGGAATCAGCACGTCATTGGGCTATGGGGATATCTCCGGGTTTGACTTACGGAGTTTTGGCATCGCCATCGGCGGAGCACTGCTCTTACTGTTTGGGTATCGAAAGATTACAGGGTAG
- a CDS encoding DUF2959 domain-containing protein, with product METRQLPSILRFYFVCVMVLTIMGCQTVYYEAMEKIGYHKRDILVSDVEKARDAQSEAKEQFKSALERFSSVLNFKGGDLQEKYDKLSAEYEQSEAKAQAVHNRVASVEDVSEALFAEWEAELQEYSNANLRRTSQQKLDQTRKQYAQLIKAMKRAEKKMDPVMASFKDQVLFLKHNLNAKAIASLKDELVAVESDITSLIKDMEASIKEADSFITTMAKEQ from the coding sequence ATGGAAACACGTCAGCTGCCAAGCATCCTCCGCTTCTACTTCGTGTGCGTCATGGTGCTCACCATCATGGGTTGTCAAACCGTATATTACGAAGCCATGGAGAAAATCGGTTATCACAAACGGGACATTCTTGTTTCCGATGTCGAGAAAGCTCGTGACGCCCAGTCCGAAGCGAAGGAACAATTCAAATCAGCCTTAGAACGTTTTTCGTCGGTGTTGAACTTTAAAGGCGGCGATCTGCAGGAAAAGTATGACAAGCTGAGCGCCGAATACGAACAGAGCGAAGCCAAGGCGCAGGCCGTTCATAATCGAGTCGCGTCAGTTGAGGATGTCTCTGAAGCCCTGTTCGCTGAATGGGAAGCCGAGCTTCAGGAATACTCGAACGCCAACTTACGTCGTACGAGCCAACAAAAACTGGATCAGACTCGCAAACAATATGCTCAACTGATCAAAGCCATGAAACGTGCGGAAAAAAAGATGGACCCCGTCATGGCATCGTTTAAAGATCAAGTGTTGTTCCTAAAGCATAATCTTAACGCCAAGGCGATCGCGTCATTGAAAGACGAGCTGGTCGCGGTCGAAAGTGACATCACCTCGCTCATCAAGGATATGGAGGCTTCGATTAAAGAAGCCGACTCGTTTATTACCACGATGGCGAAGGAGCAATAG
- a CDS encoding DUF2780 domain-containing protein produces the protein MMELIQQLVSNLGVTEDQAKGGAGMLFNLAKEKLEAGDFQQIANAIPGISDLMSAAPSTGGGGEGGGGVMGILGGIASSLGGNVGGLGSLAALAGGFSKLGLDSEMIGKFVPQVLEYVQKQGGDSLKGLLEKVISTYS, from the coding sequence ATGATGGAACTCATTCAACAATTAGTGAGTAATTTAGGCGTAACCGAGGATCAAGCCAAAGGTGGAGCCGGCATGCTGTTTAATCTCGCCAAAGAAAAACTTGAAGCTGGCGATTTCCAACAAATTGCCAACGCCATACCCGGCATTAGCGATCTCATGAGCGCAGCGCCTTCGACTGGCGGCGGGGGAGAAGGTGGAGGAGGCGTGATGGGTATCTTGGGCGGCATTGCGTCCAGCCTGGGAGGAAATGTCGGTGGACTCGGATCACTGGCGGCCTTAGCCGGTGGGTTTTCGAAACTGGGTCTTGATTCAGAAATGATCGGAAAATTTGTTCCTCAAGTCCTGGAATACGTCCAGAAACAGGGTGGAGACAGTCTAAAAGGCCTGCTCGAAAAGGTCATCAGCACTTATTCCTAG
- a CDS encoding ATP-binding protein — translation MQEFEKLGAFYLGRPYDLEQKEPRPGLTMYDSKDLVTHAVCVGMTGSGKTGLCIGLLEEAAIDGIPALIIDPKGDLSNLLLTFPKLRGQDFEPWVNEEDAQKKGLSRVEYAQQEAEKWKNGLRYWQQSGERIARLRKAADFAVYTPGSTAGLPISILKSFAAPSPAILEDTELLSERLSSTATSLLSLIGIEADPLQSREHILLSTILKHVWAQGHDLDLAQLIGHIQNPPVKKVGILDVEAFFPAKDRFALAMRFNNLLGAPGFSTWLEGQPLDIDQLLYTPDGKPRMAIFSIAHLSDTERMFIVTLLLSQMVSWMRTQSGTTSLRALVYMDEVFGYFPPVKNPPSKAPLLTLLKQARAFGVGTVLATQNPVDLDYKGLGNAGTWFIGRLQTERDMARVLDGLEGAASEAGKTMNRKQMERTLSRLGNRVFLMNNVHEDAPEIFETRWALSYLRGPLTRSQVKMLMDPYKAQLSTGEQFAEPASDQPTPTRSAASGEEFGTSQPPILPSEILQLYLPTRCSQPEDGSLVYQPRLLGSASIHYLQSKTNVDVLRELTGLVPITDDPLPVDWNEMEETEIDLDDLEKSPEDHVRYSPTASAAGQVQQYKKWEKALKDWVYRNKTLELWKSPPLNTVSEPDESERDFRIRVQQLAHEQRDEDIEQLRRKYAPKIAALEEQIRRAEQAVEREAEQAKQQKMQTAISFGATLLSVFLGRKTVSRSSMGQATTAIRGLGRSMKEAKDVARAGDTVEALRERMLALDAQFQKDKSQLAAKWEEDAGALESISIRPTKTNISIKLLALAWVPFWQDSSGDMTPAWK, via the coding sequence ATGCAAGAGTTTGAGAAATTGGGCGCGTTCTATCTCGGGCGCCCGTACGATTTGGAACAGAAAGAGCCCAGACCAGGGCTCACGATGTACGACTCGAAAGATCTCGTCACTCATGCGGTGTGCGTGGGCATGACTGGCAGTGGAAAAACGGGCCTGTGCATCGGCTTACTCGAAGAAGCCGCCATCGACGGCATCCCCGCTCTCATCATCGACCCCAAAGGCGATCTCTCGAATCTGCTTCTGACGTTTCCGAAACTGCGGGGACAAGACTTTGAGCCATGGGTCAATGAAGAGGACGCGCAAAAAAAAGGATTGTCGCGAGTCGAATATGCGCAACAAGAAGCTGAGAAATGGAAGAACGGGCTGCGTTACTGGCAACAAAGCGGAGAACGCATCGCACGTTTGCGCAAGGCTGCTGACTTTGCCGTGTACACGCCGGGGAGCACGGCAGGACTCCCGATTTCGATCCTGAAGTCTTTCGCGGCGCCTTCACCGGCTATCCTGGAAGACACGGAACTCCTCAGCGAACGGCTGAGTTCGACGGCGACCAGCCTCCTGAGCCTCATCGGCATCGAGGCTGATCCACTGCAAAGCCGCGAGCATATCCTGCTTTCGACCATCCTCAAACATGTCTGGGCTCAAGGCCACGACCTTGACCTCGCGCAGCTCATCGGTCACATCCAGAATCCACCCGTCAAAAAAGTCGGCATCCTGGATGTCGAGGCATTTTTCCCGGCTAAAGATCGCTTTGCGCTCGCCATGCGGTTCAACAATCTATTGGGCGCCCCTGGATTTTCGACATGGCTTGAAGGCCAGCCCCTGGACATCGATCAATTACTCTACACCCCTGATGGCAAACCCCGCATGGCGATTTTCTCGATCGCGCACCTCAGTGACACCGAGCGGATGTTCATCGTCACACTGCTGTTGAGTCAAATGGTGAGTTGGATGCGAACGCAGTCAGGAACCACGAGTCTTCGCGCCCTTGTCTACATGGATGAAGTGTTCGGGTACTTTCCGCCGGTGAAGAATCCACCATCCAAGGCCCCGCTGCTGACATTACTCAAACAAGCCCGCGCCTTCGGCGTGGGAACCGTTCTAGCGACCCAGAACCCCGTAGACCTCGATTACAAGGGTCTCGGCAACGCCGGTACGTGGTTCATCGGACGCTTGCAGACCGAGCGGGATATGGCCCGTGTTCTGGATGGCTTGGAAGGAGCCGCCTCTGAGGCTGGGAAGACCATGAATCGTAAACAGATGGAGCGAACCCTTTCACGATTGGGCAATCGTGTTTTTCTGATGAACAACGTTCACGAAGACGCTCCAGAAATTTTTGAGACCCGATGGGCGCTTTCGTACTTGCGTGGGCCGCTGACCAGATCGCAGGTCAAAATGTTGATGGACCCGTACAAGGCTCAACTTTCCACGGGAGAACAATTCGCTGAGCCTGCTTCCGATCAGCCGACGCCAACGCGATCTGCTGCCTCTGGGGAAGAATTCGGAACCTCCCAACCACCCATCTTGCCTTCGGAGATCCTCCAGTTGTATCTCCCCACTCGCTGCTCGCAGCCGGAAGACGGTTCACTCGTCTATCAACCGCGCTTATTGGGGTCTGCGTCGATTCACTACTTGCAATCCAAGACCAACGTAGACGTGTTACGAGAACTCACGGGGTTGGTTCCGATCACGGACGATCCTCTTCCGGTGGACTGGAATGAAATGGAAGAAACAGAGATTGACCTCGACGATCTTGAGAAGTCGCCAGAGGATCACGTCAGGTATTCTCCCACGGCTTCAGCGGCCGGTCAGGTCCAACAGTACAAGAAGTGGGAAAAGGCGCTTAAAGATTGGGTGTACCGGAATAAGACCCTTGAACTCTGGAAAAGTCCTCCTCTCAACACCGTTTCAGAACCTGATGAATCGGAACGGGATTTTCGCATTCGCGTCCAACAACTCGCCCATGAACAACGCGATGAAGACATCGAACAACTGCGAAGAAAGTATGCGCCCAAGATCGCAGCGCTGGAAGAGCAGATTCGCCGTGCGGAACAAGCGGTCGAGCGGGAGGCCGAACAGGCGAAACAACAAAAAATGCAAACGGCCATTTCCTTCGGCGCGACGCTCTTATCGGTTTTTTTGGGAAGGAAAACCGTAAGCCGTTCATCGATGGGACAGGCCACGACGGCGATTCGAGGCCTTGGCCGGTCCATGAAGGAAGCCAAAGACGTCGCGCGGGCTGGTGATACCGTTGAGGCCCTACGAGAACGCATGCTCGCGCTCGATGCTCAATTTCAAAAGGACAAGAGCCAGCTTGCAGCAAAATGGGAAGAAGATGCCGGCGCTCTTGAATCCATCTCAATTCGTCCGACAAAAACCAATATCTCCATCAAGCTTCTGGCTCTTGCTTGGGTCCCCTTCTGGCAGGATTCGTCTGGAGACATGACTCCAGCCTGGAAATAG
- a CDS encoding type II toxin-antitoxin system prevent-host-death family antitoxin gives MKTTPVSELKARLSEQLSRVKAGEEVIVTERGKPIAKIVPLDVGKLGLSARVSTLARDGLIRLGAGKIPKDVWKLPRPLDKRGHGLKALLNEREEGR, from the coding sequence ATGAAAACCACACCGGTGTCTGAGTTAAAAGCTAGGTTAAGTGAACAGCTCTCTAGAGTAAAAGCAGGAGAAGAAGTCATTGTAACAGAGCGGGGTAAACCGATTGCGAAAATCGTTCCTCTTGATGTTGGGAAACTCGGTCTATCCGCCCGTGTATCGACATTAGCCAGAGATGGGCTTATTCGGCTAGGTGCCGGAAAGATTCCGAAAGATGTGTGGAAACTTCCCCGTCCTCTCGATAAACGTGGTCATGGGTTGAAAGCTCTTTTGAACGAACGAGAGGAGGGACGATGA
- a CDS encoding type II toxin-antitoxin system VapC family toxin yields the protein MKFWDTSALLPLCLKEPWTVQVKKLIERDDDVVAWWGSLVEGYSAFARLRREEVLTEKEELQSRQILSRLADLWTEVRPSNPVRDQAGRALLLHPLQAADALQLAAALVWSGHQTANVEFVCLDHRLREAAYREGFQVLP from the coding sequence ATGAAATTTTGGGATACCTCTGCGTTACTTCCCTTATGTCTGAAGGAGCCTTGGACGGTTCAAGTGAAAAAACTGATCGAACGGGATGACGATGTGGTGGCCTGGTGGGGATCTCTCGTTGAAGGATATTCAGCATTTGCCCGTCTTCGCCGTGAAGAGGTATTAACGGAGAAGGAGGAGCTTCAGTCACGGCAGATTCTTAGTCGTTTAGCAGATCTGTGGACAGAAGTTCGGCCGAGTAACCCTGTTCGCGATCAGGCTGGTCGTGCGTTACTTCTTCACCCCCTACAAGCGGCAGATGCATTACAATTGGCTGCGGCTTTAGTTTGGTCTGGCCACCAAACTGCGAATGTAGAGTTTGTCTGTTTAGATCATCGATTGCGCGAAGCTGCGTATCGAGAAGGGTTTCAGGTTCTCCCATAA
- a CDS encoding secondary thiamine-phosphate synthase enzyme YjbQ, which yields MREFITLRTTKHEELIDITTSVRAILEESDVQQGILHVYAQGATAAMMIQENWDDSIPLDVMNLLRKLIPAGVWLHDTQDGNGDAHLKAGLVGPSETIPIIDGQLGLSRWQNIFFCEFDGPRSERRIVCTVIRDVEDG from the coding sequence ATGCGCGAGTTCATCACCTTACGAACAACCAAACATGAAGAACTGATTGATATAACGACCTCGGTGCGTGCCATTCTTGAAGAAAGCGACGTGCAGCAGGGGATTCTGCATGTGTACGCGCAAGGGGCGACAGCAGCCATGATGATTCAGGAGAACTGGGACGACAGCATCCCGCTAGATGTGATGAATTTACTTCGCAAGCTCATTCCAGCGGGCGTATGGCTGCATGACACACAAGACGGGAACGGTGATGCGCATCTGAAAGCCGGACTCGTCGGCCCCTCAGAAACCATTCCCATCATCGATGGGCAACTCGGCCTCTCCCGCTGGCAGAATATCTTTTTTTGTGAGTTCGATGGTCCGCGATCCGAGCGACGAATTGTCTGTACGGTGATTCGAGATGTTGAGGATGGGTAG